DNA from Anticarsia gemmatalis isolate Benzon Research Colony breed Stoneville strain chromosome 23, ilAntGemm2 primary, whole genome shotgun sequence:
ttaaaattaatttttgcAACGGTAGcgaaaatgtgaaatttcggAATATTTAACAGGGTTTttcatttgtgttattttttgtctCCGTATTTACAACGTAAAGTAGGTGTGTCTATGATAAgtacaaaaacaatgtattacATTGTGTCTATTATGCTGTCTGGTATGTATGTGACCTTTCAAAGGGTTAATGAACATATAAAGACATTCAATAGGGCCATCTCTAAGTCTCAAGGTGATATAATGTAGTGCTTTTCTTTAGGCACGGATTGAGAGCACGGAAGAGATTCCgccaagtattttattgtgttcGATGTTAAGATGTGTGTATCTTTTTTTTATGatccataactgtcccactgcagggcaagggtctcctcccaaacgagagggTATTAAATTTGTGTGTATGTGGTTGGGAATAAAagaataagttttatattaacaatatattttattactattaaaattattcttatatcattaacattataaaaatacaaatccAACAATATCTCCTCACGAAATCATCAAAtattaagtagtatttttttcacaaaactcATGCAAATTGCAGATCGTACAAAAAGCCAAGTGGCGAGTTAACAATTCTAGAATTCAcagattttgaacattttgtcatttttttatcataaaaaatttAAGGTCTTAACAATTTCAATGTTTTACGGCATGACTGCCCCAATTCTACCTACTCTATACAATATGAATAGGCGAAGCATTCTACAAGTTTTTACAGAACTTTACAAAATCGAAAGAACAATTCACAACAGTAGAAACACTtggcaaaaatataattacaatagaAATGTCGCTAAGGGACGCAATTGTAACTATACACAAAATATGGCTTACGCCGAAGCCGCAACAAACGCCGAAGTGGCAAACGGACCCGAATATGGtcttatacaattttttttttccaagaacatgattttttctatattttcacTTCTCGGGGAGCTTAATCACTGGGACCTGGGAGCATCCCCAGTTCATCTCGCAGTGTTCTACGAGGTCTCTCTCGGCGTCTGTCAATGCTGACAAATCAAACTCCTGACTGTCGCTAAACGGATCAGTGTATGGATAATGCACCAATACACAGCTGAAGTCCATCGAGGACCCACAGCAGCCCAGGATCTTCCTCAATTTAGACTCTGAGTCAACCTGGAGACAAAACAAATACATCATTAGCAACATGACTACAAATAGAattatgaaacataatattaaatatatttgctaataatcttcataattaataaaacaatagactTTTAGACAAACAAAAGTATGATTCAGTCTATTATTCTCATCAGAAACCGCAGATTAAATGCGGTAACTGTCGTCATTATTTACATCGACACTTGGACATCCCATGAGGAAAAAAGTTTCATAAACATCCAAGACATTGCACAACATTTATTCAATGTTGTTCAAGAAACAGGTTTCGGAGAGTGAAATGTACTGTTATTTCGAGGCTTTTGAATGAGAATTTAATGACCTAGAACAATATTAGCATAGTTTTGAGGACGACCTGAATATTTCTACTTTGAAAAACACATATAATGTTATGAAGGTTATACTGTATTTTGAAGTTTGTTGCAGGATTACGAGCTATACATAGGGAGaggatacaaaaaaataaaatttttgataattACCTTAATGACATAGATGTCGTTTTCAACGCAGAAGGCTTGCAGAAGCACTTCTTGCATGTGCGTTGCGCTGTCTCCAGGGCGAGCTTCGGTGGTCAGACAGAACAGAGCCCTGTTGCTGTTTTTAGACAAGTACTGGATGGCAGGGAGGAGTCCCACCGTGAGACGTTTCTCCACACAAGCACGGCGCAGCACCGTCTTGATACACGTACTTATTGGGCTGCAAAGATAGAGATTATTTGTTAGGAGATCCATTTTGCTTGGGTATAGTCGATGTTGAAGTTTTTCTAGCATAATATTACTTTTGGTTATGCGAAGTGATTAGCGAAGAGTTTTTTATTTGGGAATATTGAATTTCAATACGGGGagaacttttgttttttttgtattctccCCAATAAGTTGTAACAAAAtaccgaaacaattattgtcTTTGTAATTAATCTAAATGATTCTAGTGATTAGTGGTACTAAATACTTGTTCTGCTAATTGAACTCAACAATCTGATACTAACTATTTTTCAAGTCCCTAATCACCGGTACTATCAAATCAATTAACTATCAGAGAGCGATTTAAATGCACTTAAAGAAATGTTGCACAACGTTGCAATATTTACCTTTTAGCAGCCATTCCACTGAACGTCTCCGCTTTGACGGGCACTACGGATTCCTTGTACATCTTGTTAGACAGATTGATACTTTTCAACTCAAGATCACAAATTGTAGGCACTTTTACGGTACTGATTACCGAAATGTTCACTAGCACTTCACTCAAACAGTTTCAAATCCTCGGTTATGCAATCCACGTGTGCagataaacaaattaaacaagcTGTTGAACTTATCCGCGTTTATGTCACAATGATTTCACAACTTGGAGAGCTAAACTTGCGTGGTTTCACTCTGAAGGTTCTGAGCAGATTGTGGCGCTATGACGCAGCGTTACGCTTTTATAGACGATACCACGCATGCGCCTCGATTTGTCAGTGTGCGTGCAGCACTCCGCTAGTGTGGACGGAGATTCTTCGAACCGCGCTTGTaaatttctttgtgtacgtgttTTGCGCTTGTAGTGCGTGTAAGTACACGGGTGTATTCATAAGAGTGAGTGTGTGTGCGTGGGACAATACTCTGTACAAACCGGCGGCGAGCGGGTCGCAACGTGTTTCGTGGAACAGCTAAATTGTGTGGTCTCCCCTGCCCCCCGCTGTGAGAGAGAATAAGGCGCCGGAGGGGGCGTAACTGATATTGAAAGATTCCACGGCTGGTAAGGTTATCGCGGCGGCATGTGCGCGCGTTTTATCCGTGGCATTCGGAATTCCCACTAACTTGGGTTTATTTTGTTGGAGGAAACAGTTGATTGCGAATATCGCGATTGCTTAGTTTGTTTATACGGATACTGAATTTCACGGGTTTCTCGGTCAGTTCAGAATCCGGTAGCGAAATTGTTACGGTTTCATAATGATCAAGTTTGAACAAGTCGCAGGCATGTGCCGTGTGGCCTCGTTATCTTATCGTATAGTAGAGCTATCACGATACGTGCTCTATCTAGTTCACTACTACGAGAGTCTATCGTTATCTGCAATTAAAATCATTGTGAATAATCCGATTGCTGTTGGCATGCGCCAAATGGCTTAGACTGTTCCGTGTTCCGGAAAAAATACTAAGAAATCATTGAAGATGGGCTGAGGCTTTTGACATTGAAGTTCTAAGGCCAAATGACTGTTTCGAAATAACGGTACACCATTTACGTCACTAATCTCACGTGCTTTTTCCTTAATACGCCTAAACACAAACAAAAGAACATAACAATAGTATTTACGCCACAATCGATAATCCTGATCTGGGATGTCTAAATCTTATCATTTTCACAGAAATAGAAAGTTCTCATTTCCTATTTTGCGCAGTAAAAGTGCGTTCCAGATTGTTACTGCGTATCGTATTGTTTTGTTACTGTCAAAGACATGTACCTACTGTCCTCAATTGAGTGAAGTATTATGCAAGAAAAACAGATTAGGTACCTTGGCTGAGAATTCTATAAACAATTCTTGAAGGTGGTGAATTAAAGGGTGTGCAAGGCTATCAGATGCTAAGTTTTAAGCTAgacttatatatatttttttaatggtgtTGTAAAAGTAATATATGGATTGTGCGTCTTTTGCTTTTCTCGTATAGGTAGATCGAAGTTTCTTTGCCACACACATTTTGCAGTACTTCAAAGGACTAAATTATAAGAAAAGAAGCaagaaaataacttatttttgtcGTGATAATATCGAGATACGACACAACcacaaaaatatcgaaaaaaaattactcaaaaaAGACAACTAATTATTGAACTAATAGAAACAATAAACCTAGacccaaaattataatattttaaataaacaatactcGATTTTACTTTGTTGTCCCAGACGCTCCGTTCATTGCCCGTTATGCGGCCATCTTGGTAAAACCCAAAGGCCCTTTGACGTTGTTAAAACATGTTTTACTCCGCTATAGCAAAAGAAAGTAAACTTGATCCAAGGTTGAAAGGGAGATTATGGATTGGGAAAAtcctttcttttataattaagcctttttaatactaattgatgtatgaaatatgtaaAGTATGTTGTTATAGGTAATATTAATTCGTTCAGGAAATGTTTAATATActgttgcattttttttttattattgcactACTACATTTACACACTATTGCATTTACTTGGCtctgtcttttttaaaatttgatacgaagagattttacttttatattttttttctgactgcTGCTACCGTTTTTTAATAGTGTTCTTCTCccattttcaaaagttttttttttcaccgtggcctctgctgggcaagagtctcctcatAAATGAGGTCGGGGTCAGGCCTTgggtccaccatgctggccaagtgcagggaTTAAAGGATTTTGATCATATGCATGACTTCAGATACAACTACAAAAAGACATTGGCCtactaaccttttttttattaacatctgCTCTTTGGACTTAAACTGTAGAGTATTTTTcatgcaaattatttttattcttacgtATCAAATGAACTTTGGTATCACAACGCTTGTAGTTATTAGTTTATTACGGTTCTTAatgtaaacaatgttttttagGAAATGaagaattaaatatatcttatcGAAAATAAaccaagttatttttaaaataattagataaaatggattaatttaaaaaagtccCTAATTATCCgtatgaaaatctttttatcaGTATCAaggataataataaagttttccCAATAGActtgctttttttattaaaaaaacattatttttgtagatgACGTAGATTAAAACGAATACTAaaagttcatacaaaattctaGTTATAAAATACATCTTTTTAACGTcattacagtttttaaactgggttttcttgtttattacagtttttagacgcaatttgaataaaattaaaaaatgacacaaaaaaagaaaaaatttcATACATCGTTTTAACGTCATTGAAGATTGATgtcttgtttttttgttttgatattatgtttagacgtaatctaaataaaattaaataatataagttcttgtttaattaatcttgcatgcattttaaattaaattaaataaaaggtataaagaaataacctttatttaaaagttgAGTTCAAGAACACAGATCCGGTGTATTTCATTTTCCTCAATGAAAAAAAACTCTACCACGAAAAGAACTAAtaagaaaaagtataaaaatacgaGAAAAGACTACATTAGCATAGATAGAACCAAATGCTAGATTCTGATTTTCGCGATTCTTCGGCGTGAATAGAATTCTCAGGAaataaagtatcctatatgttacTCCAGGCTAGCATCTGTGCAACTTTAActctttgaccgccacggtcggctatactcgacaaaatCAGAACTTACGACGCTGTCGTCGGCCAATGTCGGCAAAAaaatagcgtcgtgagcacgttctgatttgtcgagtatagccgatcGTGGTGGTCAAAGGGTTATTGTACTAAATTTCGTTAAAATctatttagtaatttaaatagtaTATTACAGTGAAAGAGCAACAAACGTACGAATACTAACAACATAcgtcttcacaaactttcgtattcataatattagtaaaatacaaCGCATAATATTCCattatttaattaggtacaATATCTAGACACATGCCTAGAAAAtatcagataaataaataaataggtcaTTACCCTATCACTATGAacacacataatttattatcagcAATTATAATTCATGCGTGATAGACTCGTGggtaattaactttataattctCATTCTTCTCTCGCCGCGtagaggtcttgggtttgaaTCCTGGATCGGGTCAAAAAGTCTTtcctgagtttttctgttaagaatttctcaaatattgtccggagttaggaagttgacctccgtgcctcgggaAACACGTAAAGCCATCGGTCCTGCACGAgagctctcactggtcgtgtcggttatccgtcccaccagactatgagagtaatggaatagagagtgtacctgtgtattgtgcacacacttggacactataaacaaagtcctgcatagtTAGGTTTCACTGAAACTGGCCGTGATAGCCTGatatcggccaggaggacattattataattttcgttAACTGACTGATTATTAACAATCACgattaaaatcctttttttcGTTATCAGTGACATTGTTTTATCACGTGGGATCGATAAACTTCGCCTTTCAAATCATTTCAAAACCATTTGCCTATACCAACAtgagttttaaaagaaaatagctCTTATTTTCCGTGGCATAAGAAAAGCTTTACAAAATGTCATCGGCAAAGTATAATATAACAGTGTAATGTCATATTTTAGCCGCGTGGTAGCTGCAGTGTTTATATTTCCTTATCAAAGACTAATGAGGCGTATTTACTAaaagataaaaacatattatcacATGAATTTACGCGGGAAATATCGGGAAAACGTTATAGTTTTGAGGTTATCTCGCACGTTCGGAAATTGAAAATATgcgtaaatattttgatgtaggtaaatatttttttaaaatacgttcggaattttaatgtttatttatgaaaaaaatatgtttgtgtcTATTCTTTTTTGGAATCCATTTTGTTTGGTTCCTTTTTaattgttctaaataaatatgtaatcaaTTTTCGCAGTAAATGTTTTGAATTCCTGTCTTTCctatatttgtttgaaattttatcctttttattatttattaactcgAATTTCGTTCGTTATGAGGATAACCGCAACACACATGATCTATTTTAAGTTCTTCGTAAGACAACactaatctaatttaaaaccaTAGAGTTTTAATAAACTGGAATAACAGGAATTACAGTTCGGGAAACGCGTTTGAGAtagattaatataattactggATTCTTCTAACAATCACAGCTTCTgctaatgatattatttaaataaacaaacggtAAGAGGTACATATCGTTTGTTTAATATTCTACACTAGccaaaattaaacagttttcttGTTACCGTGTAATTATTACCTACTTTTCTAACTCTACTGCTACTTTACAGGAAATGGTTAGCGCAAATTGATTGGcaattaaaaagagcaagccatgagtttcttgccgtttctgtTCACGAGCACCACTTTTTCTAAAATGGTGTtagatcaaaaatattaaacaattcaaatacttacttgcaaaaagtttatgaataagGACATTTGGATTTGATTCTCTTTGTAGACTTTCGCTAAATTTATACACAGGCATCGCAATCATACCGTAAATTTTCCACAAACAAAAACTCCACAGCATCtttctatttatttgtaatacaattaaataataaaactcgtATTCCTTTTAAAAACGATTTCTGAACGAATAACattaaactacaattttatcGAATCTTTAATGATAGAGCTATTGTTCTCCGATAAGCTGTAATGAGTTAATGACCTAGTGATTTGTGAGCTCCAAATATATAGAATTGTTACATAACATTTGCATAATTATCATCAGAAAATTCTAGAGTATATTAAAGAAGAGaaattagtttatacatttCTCTTAACCACTATTGGCTCggctcctattacatgggattaacattgttaatggcgaaacgtggttgtatttcaAACATCTTTGCCCAGGATCTTCGGATACAGGAGGCGTGATGctgtttatatttcattaaactaTGAAGGAGAACATCTTAAGGTCACATTGCATGCCTGAGAATACTTCAAACAGTTCTTCAAGAATCGAAGCAACAATCGTGTAGCATTGTGCTACTAACACCGAAATTACAACGTACATGTGTGAACATGAGATTATTGAgcctgaaattaaaataaattgtttagtaaGCCAGCTTGATTACTTATTTAGTTTTCATATTATACTGACCGATAACTTTGCTTattagctaataaataaattatattgagttAACAATGATTGAGGACATTATAgcatagcgaaacgtgggtgtattttatacacctttgcctaAACCTTTGGGTttaaaaggcgtaatattaagtatgtatatttagttaaaactaATATACGCATCGTTGACAGAGTTAACAATCATGTAATAACaacgtaagtatttttaaaagagaCGGAGAAAAGCCTGCCATCCTATTGTCCTGTCAACACTTGTCACAGTATGATAAACTACCGCAGCGCAAAACACTCTACGTCTCTACAAATGTACTTATGCTTAACTAAATATACCTTTGATAAACAACaccaaaatatattgttttcaattGCATGCAATTTCAGTAGAGTAACCTACTACTGATTTTcacactaatttattttataaaccacTATTTGTAATACAATTCAAATGTGCATTTTTATCAAAAGCAAACCTGTACTTTCGAAACGAATTTTCgggtactaaaataatattttttgattaagaagattgact
Protein-coding regions in this window:
- the Gadd45 gene encoding growth arrest and DNA damage-inducible 45, which gives rise to MYKESVVPVKAETFSGMAAKSPISTCIKTVLRRACVEKRLTVGLLPAIQYLSKNSNRALFCLTTEARPGDSATHMQEVLLQAFCVENDIYVIKVDSESKLRKILGCCGSSMDFSCVLVHYPYTDPFSDSQEFDLSALTDAERDLVEHCEMNWGCSQVPVIKLPEK